From Salmo salar chromosome ssa04, Ssal_v3.1, whole genome shotgun sequence, one genomic window encodes:
- the rs14 gene encoding 40S ribosomal protein S14, giving the protein MAPRKGKEKKEEQVIALGPQVAEGENVFGVCHIFASFNDTFVHVTDLSGKETICRVTGGMKVKADRDESSPYAAMLAAQDVAQRCKELGITALHIKLRATGGNRTKTPGPGAQSALRALARSGMKIGRIEDVTPIPSDSTRRKGGRRGRRL; this is encoded by the exons ATGGCACCTCGTAAGGGTAAGGAAAAGAAGGAAGAACAGGTCATTGCCCTGGGACCCCAGGTTGCCGAAGGCGAGAATGTCTTTGGAGTCTGCCACATCTTTGCATCCTTCAACGACACCTTCGTTCACGTCACTGATCTTTCTGGCAA gGAAACTATCTGCCGTGTGACTGGTGGTATGAAGGTGAAGGCCGACAGAGACGAGTCCTCCCCCTACGCCGCCATGTTGGCCGCCCAGGATGTCGCCCAGAGGTGCAAGGAGCTGGGAATCACTGCCCTGCACATCAAGTTGAGGGCCACTGGCGGCAACAG AACCAAGACCCCTGGACCAGGCGCACAGTCTGCTCTCCGTGCCTTGGCTCGTTCTGGCATGAAGATTGGACGCATCG AGGATGTCACCCCTATTCCATCAGACAGCACCCGCAGAAAGGGAGGTCGTCGTGGGCGTCGTCTGTAA